The following are from one region of the Pseudohongiella spirulinae genome:
- a CDS encoding NADH:ubiquinone reductase (Na(+)-transporting) subunit B, which translates to MGLRKILDDMAPQFEKGGKYEKMYPLYEAVDTIFYSPSKVTVAGSHVRDGIDLKRIMITVWFAAFPAMFYGMYNVGYQANMAMMNMGIESVEGWRGALISLLAGHNPESIWDNFWHGAMYYLPIYATVFIVGGFWEVLFAIKRGHEINEGFFVTSILFALIVPPSLPLWQAALGISFGVIVGKEVFGGTGKNFLNPALTGRAFLFFAYAPQISGDSVWTAVDGFSGATALSQIATDGLPAVMAATGEQLTWLDAFFGRMQGSIGEVSTLAILIGAAILLITRIASWRIMLGVFVGMVIFSTFLNMVGSDTNPAFATPWYWHLVLGGFAFGMVFMATDPVSASMTNTGKWVFGILIGMLVVMIRVLNPAYPEGMMLAILFGNLCAPLIDYFVVKANIKRRIARNVV; encoded by the coding sequence ATGGGTCTGCGTAAAATACTTGATGATATGGCGCCGCAGTTTGAAAAAGGCGGCAAATACGAAAAGATGTATCCACTATATGAAGCCGTGGATACCATTTTTTACTCTCCGAGCAAAGTCACCGTTGCCGGATCTCATGTGCGTGACGGTATCGACCTCAAACGCATCATGATCACCGTCTGGTTTGCGGCTTTTCCCGCCATGTTCTACGGCATGTACAACGTCGGTTATCAGGCCAATATGGCCATGATGAACATGGGCATAGAGTCAGTGGAAGGCTGGCGCGGTGCGCTGATCAGTCTGCTGGCCGGACACAATCCGGAGAGTATCTGGGATAACTTCTGGCATGGTGCCATGTATTATCTGCCCATTTACGCCACGGTATTTATTGTTGGCGGCTTCTGGGAAGTTCTGTTCGCTATTAAACGCGGCCACGAGATCAACGAAGGCTTCTTCGTTACCTCAATTCTTTTCGCTCTGATTGTGCCGCCTTCGCTGCCCTTATGGCAGGCCGCTTTGGGTATTTCCTTTGGTGTGATAGTCGGCAAGGAAGTCTTCGGTGGTACTGGCAAAAACTTCCTTAACCCCGCGCTTACGGGAAGGGCCTTTCTGTTTTTCGCCTATGCTCCGCAAATTTCCGGTGATTCTGTCTGGACGGCGGTGGACGGATTTTCTGGCGCAACGGCGCTTAGCCAGATAGCCACAGACGGTCTGCCCGCTGTGATGGCCGCGACCGGCGAGCAACTGACCTGGCTGGATGCCTTCTTTGGTCGAATGCAGGGTTCAATCGGTGAGGTCTCGACGCTGGCGATTCTGATCGGCGCAGCAATTCTGCTCATCACCCGCATTGCTTCCTGGCGCATCATGCTGGGTGTGTTCGTTGGTATGGTGATTTTCTCTACTTTCCTCAACATGGTCGGCTCTGACACCAATCCGGCGTTTGCTACCCCCTGGTACTGGCATCTGGTGCTGGGTGGTTTTGCCTTTGGTATGGTGTTCATGGCCACCGACCCTGTATCAGCCTCCATGACCAATACCGGTAAATGGGTGTTTGGTATTCTGATTGGTATGCTGGTTGTGATGATCCGCGTACTCAACCCGGCTTATCCGGAGGGCATGATGCTGGCTATTCTGTTCGGTAACCTGTGTGCCCCGCTGATCGATTATTTCGTAGTGA
- a CDS encoding Na(+)-translocating NADH-quinone reductase subunit A, whose translation MIRIKRGLDLPINGAPEQAIEDAAAVRSVAILGNDYVGMKPTMEVREGDRVRLGQLVFTDKKTEGVKYTAPGTGTVRAINRGEKRVFLSLVIDLDEDQSDQETFASYNDEQIAGLERDKVVENLVDSGLWTTLRTRPFSRVPDPQTTPSSIFINLMDSNPLAMDPEVVARDHAQDLLRGISVLARLTEGKVFVCRRAGSFAGLEGQGLPSSVQVEDFDGPHPAGLTGTHIHFLDPVSLNKWVWSVNFQDVIAIGKLFSTGQIWNERVVALAGPQVKRPRLLRTRVGANLTELLANELKDGENRIVSGTVLAGRKVADPENFLGRYHQQISVLKEGRERPLFGYLSPGSNRHSNLGIYLTSLFKGKKLDMTTTTNGSERAMVPVGSYETIMPLDILPTQLLRSLIVGDIETAMNLGCLELDEEDLALCTYVCPGKYEYGPILRSNLTRIEKET comes from the coding sequence ATGATCAGAATTAAGCGCGGTTTGGACCTACCTATAAATGGTGCTCCTGAGCAGGCAATTGAAGATGCTGCTGCGGTGCGCTCGGTAGCGATACTGGGGAACGACTACGTTGGCATGAAGCCCACCATGGAAGTTCGAGAAGGAGACCGGGTCCGTCTGGGCCAATTGGTGTTTACTGACAAGAAAACCGAAGGTGTTAAATACACCGCGCCGGGGACCGGTACTGTTCGTGCCATTAACCGGGGTGAAAAGCGGGTGTTCCTGTCACTGGTGATTGATCTGGATGAAGATCAGTCAGATCAGGAAACCTTTGCCAGCTACAATGATGAGCAGATCGCTGGCCTGGAGCGCGATAAGGTGGTGGAGAATCTGGTTGATTCCGGATTGTGGACCACACTGCGCACCCGGCCATTCAGTAGAGTACCGGATCCCCAGACAACACCATCCTCGATTTTTATCAATCTGATGGACAGCAATCCGCTGGCCATGGATCCAGAAGTGGTTGCAAGGGATCATGCGCAGGATCTGCTGCGTGGTATCAGTGTGCTGGCGCGTCTGACCGAAGGCAAAGTGTTTGTATGCCGCCGTGCCGGAAGCTTTGCCGGGCTGGAAGGTCAGGGTCTGCCATCCAGTGTGCAGGTTGAAGACTTTGATGGCCCGCACCCAGCCGGCCTGACAGGTACCCATATTCATTTTCTGGACCCGGTCAGTCTCAACAAGTGGGTCTGGAGCGTTAATTTTCAGGACGTGATTGCCATTGGCAAGCTGTTCAGCACCGGGCAGATCTGGAATGAGCGCGTGGTTGCGCTGGCGGGTCCTCAGGTCAAGCGTCCGCGCCTGCTGCGCACCCGGGTTGGCGCCAATCTAACAGAATTGTTGGCTAATGAACTGAAGGACGGTGAAAACCGGATTGTTTCCGGCACTGTGCTGGCTGGTCGCAAAGTGGCAGATCCTGAAAATTTCCTGGGTCGCTATCACCAGCAGATCTCCGTGCTGAAAGAAGGCCGTGAGCGTCCGCTGTTTGGATACCTGTCGCCGGGCAGCAACCGCCACTCCAATCTGGGTATCTATCTGACCAGTCTGTTCAAAGGCAAAAAGCTGGACATGACAACCACGACCAATGGCAGTGAGCGTGCCATGGTGCCGGTGGGCAGTTACGAGACCATCATGCCGCTGGATATTCTGCCGACACAACTGCTGCGCTCGCTGATTGTTGGCGATATCGAAACAGCCATGAATCTGGGCTGTCTGGAACTGGACGAAGAGGACCTGGCACTTTGCACCTACGTGTGTCCGGGTAAATACGAATATGGTCCGATTCTGCGTAGCAACCTCACGCGTATCGAAAAAGAGACTTGA
- a CDS encoding glyceraldehyde-3-phosphate dehydrogenase, translated as MTRPSPDDYFSDWKAREALAQEMIPVVGRLYSERNVGVFIYGRPLHNRSVTNIMKSHRFVRQVGRNEMSEFESHPVLMALAKLDLWHCQIDLGKLTVKYMELQKDGSAPAVEDFVAKELAHLVGDKTPPSKKSQDIVLYGFGRIGRLIARLLIERTSTGEVMRLRAVVVRPGKEGDLIKRASLFTSDSVHGTFQGTVRIDEENNCLICNGNVVHVIYANNPDEIDYTQYGIEDALVIDNTGKWRDEAGLSLHLKSKGASKVMLTAPGKGNLKNIVYGINDNQISPDDKIITAASCTTNAIAPVLKVLNDEYGVASGHVETVHAYTNDQNLIDNYHTGNRRGRSAALNMVLTETGAAKAVVKAVPELAGKLTGNAVRVPIPNVSMAILMLNLEKSTTKEEINEFLRLLALHSPLQNQISYTQDPDAVSSDFVGTREAAIVDSTATIVDGNRCVLYLWYDNEFGYCNQVVRMVYRMAGVNYRVYPVEG; from the coding sequence GTGACTCGACCCAGCCCGGATGATTATTTCAGCGATTGGAAAGCAAGAGAAGCCCTGGCCCAGGAAATGATTCCTGTGGTAGGACGTCTGTACAGCGAGCGCAATGTCGGCGTGTTTATTTATGGCCGTCCCCTGCATAACCGATCTGTGACCAATATCATGAAGTCACATCGTTTTGTGCGCCAGGTGGGACGTAACGAGATGTCGGAGTTTGAGTCGCACCCCGTGCTGATGGCGCTGGCCAAACTGGATCTGTGGCACTGTCAGATTGATCTGGGCAAGTTGACTGTCAAATACATGGAGCTTCAGAAAGACGGTAGCGCTCCTGCGGTGGAAGATTTTGTGGCAAAGGAACTGGCGCACCTGGTGGGTGACAAAACCCCGCCCAGCAAAAAGTCTCAGGATATTGTGTTGTACGGTTTCGGCCGCATCGGCCGTCTGATTGCCAGGCTGCTGATCGAGCGCACCAGCACCGGTGAGGTCATGCGCTTGCGTGCTGTTGTTGTGCGTCCCGGTAAAGAAGGTGATTTGATCAAGCGTGCCAGTCTGTTTACCTCTGATTCCGTGCACGGCACGTTCCAGGGAACGGTGCGTATCGATGAAGAAAATAACTGTCTGATCTGTAACGGTAATGTGGTTCACGTTATCTACGCGAACAACCCGGATGAAATCGATTACACCCAGTACGGCATCGAAGACGCGTTGGTGATTGATAACACCGGTAAATGGCGCGATGAGGCCGGTCTGTCTCTGCACCTGAAGTCCAAAGGGGCCAGCAAAGTAATGCTGACGGCACCAGGCAAGGGCAACCTGAAGAATATCGTTTATGGCATCAATGACAATCAGATCAGCCCCGATGACAAGATCATCACGGCAGCATCTTGCACGACCAATGCCATCGCACCTGTGTTGAAGGTACTGAACGACGAGTACGGTGTGGCCAGCGGACACGTTGAAACGGTGCACGCCTACACCAACGACCAGAACCTGATTGACAATTACCACACCGGCAATCGTCGTGGCCGCAGCGCAGCGCTGAACATGGTACTGACCGAAACCGGCGCCGCCAAAGCGGTGGTCAAGGCCGTACCTGAACTGGCCGGCAAACTGACCGGCAACGCCGTGCGGGTGCCAATCCCCAACGTGTCCATGGCTATCCTGATGCTCAATCTGGAGAAATCCACCACCAAGGAAGAGATCAACGAGTTCCTGCGTCTGCTGGCCCTGCACTCACCGCTGCAGAACCAGATCAGCTACACCCAGGATCCCGATGCTGTCTCCAGCGACTTCGTTGGTACCCGCGAAGCGGCGATCGTCGACTCTACAGCCACCATCGTCGATGGCAACCGCTGCGTCCTCTACCTGTGGTACGACAACGAGTTCGGTTACTGCAACCAGGTCGTGCGCATGGTCTACCGCATGGCCGGCGTTAACTACCGGGTCTATCCGGTAGAGGGTTGA